The following coding sequences lie in one Silene latifolia isolate original U9 population chromosome 5, ASM4854445v1, whole genome shotgun sequence genomic window:
- the LOC141655339 gene encoding cysteine proteinase inhibitor B-like, with protein sequence MEDPRTDVPNVRTNKEIQDMGKFAVEAYNLGLRQGPPRQEGGGGIPLVFVAVVKAQKQTVAGWMYYLKIEAMQGGVTRNFDAEVFDQSWNRSNPTQLVKFIPCPT encoded by the coding sequence ATGGAAGATCCAAGAACAGATGTACCAAATGTCAGAACTAACAAAGAGATCCAAGACATGGGAAAGTTTGCAGTAGAGGCATATAACCTCGGCCTACGACAAGGACCACCTAGACAAGAGGGTGGCGGAGGTATTCCGCTAGTGTTTGTCGCGGTGGTAAAAGCACAAAAACAAACCGTAGCTGGATGGATGTACTACCTTAAGATTGAAGCCATGCAAGGTGGCGTTACTCGTAACTTTGATGCGGAGGTGTTTGATCAGTCTTGGAATCGCTCTAACCCTACTCAACTTGTCAAGTTTATTCCTTGTCCTACATAG